The genomic interval aagcacaaatattCAAGCTATTTCATGGTAAAAATTATGTGACTGAGCCTTCTTAAAGTTTCTTCTTCCTGCTTTTCCTcctgagatgttcacataaaatcaaatatattgagcTATTCAGGTTTGGTTGATGAAACTTAATGCTTctttgtatacttacatgtaagaagctcataaaacgttttttttgAGGACATTGCATGGATAACACATAAATGCAACTTCTTTCACGTCAAATGACTCTATCAACCACAATGGCAAAACCACTAAATATGGTAGTGtacctttcctacatgtatgctgttgaaTGGAAAGCTACAGAGTGACAATTAAAGAATATAGGTCACAGGTGGTACGAAGTTCACATTAATTCTTGGCAAAAAGCAAGCCCCTACCATTCAATAAAATCgcctgttttcaataaagctaTGCCTTGCACATTCTTGCAAATATTTCTGCTCCATGTGAAGCACCTTCCAACTGAAATCCgtcattacctcattttggatTTCAGTTGCCAAAGTAGACTTAcccatgtcatttttctagttctcactctgtactctgtatCCATTAGCATATCAGCAGGAGAGCTACaatactgtactttgtaaaaCCCACTTACATATGcttatttacagttacagttattacagacaaatcataAGGTAAAATTTAATCTTAGGTTATCTAAGATTTCATCTTAGATGATCAcaactgaaatgatttaaaaccaaagacaaatatcCTGTTCCTGGTCTGAAGCACACAAATGACAGAGCATCTGACACTTCTGAGAACCCTGATATTAAACAGACAAACTGGACACACACGGTGGAATATGACAACCTATGCTCTTAATTCCGCAAATATTGTTCTAAGATAACagattttttataaaaattccaagaatacAACTCTATTCTGACTGCAAGATCATCTGCTGTGCTGGATTCTCATCGGTATTCTTATATTGGGTGAACAGAGTTGTGGATTTCAGGCCAAAATAGTTCTTACCTTGCGGGTGGTGGAGACATCGGGTTGTAATACAATGGAGGCGAGTAACTAGGATCATTGCCATAgccctgaaaaatttgtcacagtatcaagtacacttgtcatacaaccaaagcatgcataaccccctaccttaacatacgaggaactcttactcTGACATAACAtagcccactaccctgacatatgaggaactcttaccctgacatatgagaacctcctacccagatatatgagaaccccctaccttaacatacgaggaactcttaccctgacgtaacagagcccactaccctaacatacgaggaactcttaccctgacataacagatcccactaccctgacatatgaggaactcttaccctgacatatgagaaactcctacccagatatcagacatgattgtggtgaaccaagaaaatagctgaaatttactatcatagcccaaaaaggccggggtccagtggccgcctaggccccggaagctagaaaaatctgcgtGGCTGAAAATGGATTCTGGGACGTTTTTGgctattaaaatcaaactagaatcctgtaaaatatgaagaaaaccaacACTGTTTTCTGACTTACAGATTTTCCCATCTGCTTTGCCCCCACAGAAATCTAATCTTCTGGACAGAGagaagaatgcatttttgtaccaaagccaaaatttaatgcatgtaacagattttttctGGTTCAGACATTGTTAGTAGTGTACaggtcattttcagcattttcagtcaaatgtttagATTGGCATGTTATGGCACAGAATACAACTGTCCAGTTTTTCATTCAATGGCACCATGGTGTTCCACTCTGGCTTTCTTGGCTGCCTTTTGACACAACTCCTTGGCTTTCCTTTTCGTCAAAGTGCTCTGTGCCCTAATGTccagctgtttctgtttttctgtggcAACTGATTTCTTCTCTTCAAGAATGGCCTTATACTGGCTGAATGATCGCTTGACATTCCTCACAAGAGTGTGATCAACCTTATCATGGAGATGGTCCCTCTTCTTGAAATACTCCACAGCAGATTTACCAGAAGCTTTCAaaccatattttatgttttgtatggcTTGGTAGGTTTCAATGTTGAGTCTCCCAGATTTGGCATCAATGACGTCATTCATTACATTGAAGGAAGATTCAACCTGGGGTCCATGGAAACAGGACAGAACAGCCTTAGCCATCTTGGAAAGGCACggatatttcagacatatctCTTCTTTCCCCCACCACTCATCAATACGAGACCCTTCTGGGAAATCAGGATGTTGATCTGTCtggtattttctgatatttaactCATAAAGTTCCTCTTCTGTCTCTGTCAGGACATTAGGCGCCAGTGCTGGTAACTTCTGGAGCAAAGAAAGAGTAAGTGTGTGACCACTTGCATGAGGGTGAAGGGCAGAAACAGCCTTCAAAAACTTGTTACTTAGTGCTAATTTCTTCTGCAGGGTATCCCCACAGGCGATGTAGGCTTCCTTGACCTGAAATGACAATCAAACATAAGTCTTTctaaaaaattcaaatggtTTCTTTTTCAGATTATATCAGACTTCAGCTGTAAAATTCAGAGGCAAAGGCATACAGAAAATATGTCCAAAATGCTTTGaatatttgatgtaaaattaGCATTTTGTAAACACACATAGATTAATAATAGTTTGCAATAAATCTAATGATTTATGCTTAACAGATTTGGACATTTTGACAAAGAAAGAATGAGATGAATCTTTACACCACTTTTGTGGTAGCTTTCCTTCACCTGTTTTAGAAATGAAGTAACCATGTAGGTCGGCGTTGAAGGACTCTGGATCAGTTTCAATGCTTTACTTCCCATGAACATCTGCTTCGGTTTCATAATAGCTTGCTTCAGATCCAGCTTCTTCAATTGAGCTCCGGTTGATGCTGTGTTGATGACTTCTGCTTTGACATATCATCCTAGGAAGTCCTTAAACAGCTTTAActgttaaattaataaaacaaatattgaaatCTCAAATTAGTCTCATGCatattttttcaagattttgaaGTAACTCCTGAATGGGAGCAGCtgtgaaaaacaacacattttactCATATCACTCCATCCTGGAATTATGACATTATCACAGTTACTAGTTTAATGGTTTCAAGCCAATAAAATCAACACTGAATTGTTCCGTTAATAAGAAAATTAGCACTGGCTTAAATGACATATGTTCAATATCCCATTTAAATTGACTTTTTGCCATGTGAAATATACGCAACAATTTACTTTCagttcaccatacatatattcttAGACATTTTCTTATATCCACCTTCTATAATCATTTTTGTGGACAATGTAGAGTGTACAGTACCTGTGATTCATGAAGTTGGTGGATGAGTGGCTCTTTCATCTCAAACAGTAGTACAAAGTGTTTGAGGAGAGGGAAGACTGAACAGTACAAGCCCATCaccatttttgtctgttttctctGTGTAAAAATCCGTGTGACGATGCGGTCTTTCCTCTCCCTGCCTTcctttgtcaattttttttgaCCAAGTTCCTGGCAAATTCCACCAGAAATGTAAGTAACTATTAATACCAGGTAAAatatcatttcagaaaaaataacatacatTGTCAGACTGATTACAACAGGCTGGAAATCAAGATACATGGCCTGCAGTACTTGATAACAATTATGGTAAAGCTCTATGGTAATGCGTATACAAAAAATGCTGTAGTTATAAACCTTACAGGTATTCagtataaaattattaatttactgacatataaatatatctgacttATTATGTCAATATACAACACAGTAATAAATGTATCTTACCAGTCAATGTCCATTGAGAGCCCATCTTTAGTCAACATCAAACAGCAAAACTCCAtggatatactgtacatacaatgAACCAAAGtgcaaaattaaacaaaacactgGAACAGGGTTAGAACTTCAAACTCATGCCACGCAAAGAACAACAACAGAAGAATACAAATGCTGAAAGAATGTCATGCTTAATTCATAAAGGAAAATTAATAACATTGGCAAACAACAGGTCAAATTAATgtcaatatatgtattaaagtcTACCTTGTGTATTTCCCGTATCCGTTCCTTGGATGCTTCAGATACGTTTAATCTTTTGTAGATTTCTACCACTGTCGGCAGATGTTGTCTGTGTTCCTCTTTCATCAACATGGGGAAACAGAAAACAGTTGATGCATCAAACAGCCGATTGGTGTCCACAGTCACATCATACACAGACAACCACCTGTGGCTGACAAACCTCTGTGATATACTGTACTTTAttcacagaatttcacacaTTTCCTGGTACATCTCCCTCAAATCAGGAGACCACTTCATGTCATTGACCAAATCATTCAACAGCTGTTCTAAGAACCAGTCAAAGGGCTTACAGAATGCCTTTGTGGCATTGTGGATATGGTGGCAAATGTCACCATCAACATCCAACAGGTGCCCAGCTTTTTTTCTCCCGAATTTGAATTTCCAGTCCTGACTTTGATCCCCTCATAACATGACAAGAATCCATGAGTATGGACATAAGATTACTCCAGGGCACTTCATTGGTTTCAAACAAAGTCACTATTTTCTGATAGAGAGACTCACTTGTAACTTTGATGCAGGTCAGAGAGGCAAAATGTTGCACAACTACCTTATTTAAATCTGGACTGAAGTAACTTGCAAGAACTGTGAGAACTTTTTGGTAGTTTGAactcgtgctttcatcgatgtTTAGTGAGAGGTGAACGGACCTCAGGTTTTCCAACAGTTTGTCCTCAAACATTTTTCCAACACCAAACCTGGTTTTGTAGGAAGCAGTTGTGCGTGACATTTCTAGATGTTCCAGTGCCCTTTTATCTTGAGATAAGGTTTTCGCCAACTGAATGAGATTAGGAACAATGGCAAATGATAAGGAATATTCAGCCGTGAATGCCAAAAGCATTGCTTCTTGATTGACGATTCTGTCCTTTAATGGTGTGGCAATTTCAGCAGAAGCTCCTTCAGGGGCCTTTGCAGCAGCAGCTTTAAACATTGGGTGTATACCATAAGGAGCCTTGGAATCTGTTGACTTTTGTCCAAAAGCAGCTACAACAAACGAAAATGAGAGTGATTATAAAGTTAGTCCTTTAAATTAATATACCAAGTAGGTTTCAAAACAGGACTCGAACTTCTGCGctgtggtttacaaaatgctAAAAGCACAACCTTTAATTTGTATACAATTAATATAGGCTATGTGTCGCCATTAATGCATTATTTGCTTAATATAATTTGGTAGCATCCCTCTGtctaatgtaaacaaaaatcatttagTATGCTAGTTGGTGGCaatgtcattattttaatttatttttgacgaacatgtctttatttcaatttttatataggcctatctttTTAAGCcttgatcaatttatttattttaatatttagcaAACTCTAACAGTCTAAtgggtaaataaaataaatgcctAATAATCTCATCTGTCTTCATATAATGCCGTATGAACCATAGCGAGTTATCAACTGATATTTAACGGAAAGTTCAAAAAGCTGACCAACAAGCAGAATATAAGAGCggggagttacctcccttactacGTGATCATCTCTGCACAGGTGGAACTGGTAAAGAATAACGGTCCGTGGGTCCTCTACGTCActccattcattcaagtccgCCTCTATTGTCCGACTACAATGGGCTTACTGGAGGACCCCTAAACCTTACTCCACCCTGAATGTTGATAAGGGAACAGAACTTACCAGATAGACTGTAGTTAGACGACCGTAATTTCAGGTTATCTCTGTGAATTTTCTGGCCGatgtgctgtgctagcgcctTCCATCCGCGACCCCCATAATGCACATCTTTGTGGCACAACTCGCAGAAAGCCAAACCGGCGGATGTTATCTTCCTCATGAATTTTCCCACGTATTCCCCTTCGACCTTCCGTTCAAGCCAATCCCACCTCCAGATGTTTTTCAACC from Liolophura sinensis isolate JHLJ2023 chromosome 3, CUHK_Ljap_v2, whole genome shotgun sequence carries:
- the LOC135463806 gene encoding uncharacterized protein LOC135463806 isoform X1, with the translated sequence MKPKQMFMGSKALKLIQSPSTPTYMVTSFLKQVKEAYIACGDTLQKKLALSNKFLKAVSALHPHASGHTLTLSLLQKLPALAPNVLTETEEELYELNIRKYQTDQHPDFPEGSRIDEWWGKEEICLKYPCLSKMAKAVLSCFHGPQVESSFNVMNDVIDAKSGRLNIETYQAIQNIKYGLKASGKSAVEYFKKRDHLHDKVDHTLVRNVKRSFSQYKAILEEKKSVATEKQKQLDIRAQSTLTKRKAKELCQKAAKKARVEHHGAIE
- the LOC135463806 gene encoding uncharacterized protein LOC135463806 isoform X2, with amino-acid sequence MKPKQMFMGSKALKLIQSPSTPTYMVTSFLKQKLPALAPNVLTETEEELYELNIRKYQTDQHPDFPEGSRIDEWWGKEEICLKYPCLSKMAKAVLSCFHGPQVESSFNVMNDVIDAKSGRLNIETYQAIQNIKYGLKASGKSAVEYFKKRDHLHDKVDHTLVRNVKRSFSQYKAILEEKKSVATEKQKQLDIRAQSTLTKRKAKELCQKAAKKARVEHHGAIE